From Vitis vinifera cultivar Pinot Noir 40024 chromosome 14, ASM3070453v1, a single genomic window includes:
- the LOC104881649 gene encoding uncharacterized protein LOC104881649 isoform X2, which produces MAVNFCTDQAGNHFTRTNGSVVVIHIDRRSVEVDLWMSAPSYMLEINGVPRTILATNKIEDLNIFLDFSKPVLNSTEQILKALHVNSGNLIADHDKSGGNRRFVFKLKNIMRTEIITIELRANSIIGRTGAPVSAAAPVTFLYDSTEPAVGLSTNSPMVTKQSYINVIVEFTKPVFGFEASIVKVEGGRVTRFKELSRALYSLTVLSLSHNEVSVTIPAGKVNDISGNRNLASNRLEVKHYLVPEISIAFHSFVTAGVLATSLAAAVLSLSSANLGAVGTLATGSTNIIVSNPSMNLHGMVGHLQVFVLSDWFSVGLPIEYSETTKGLRWLIPREKLPWKKENPSIWPNHFFLAEKKLAMEFSSFSVALPSPERAYHSVDFNLTNLQFPARTGPKASWFREHNISMENIAYGSPLNFSEYLIYFLRGEPLSANNVVKRMENYKGWEDLEMNLFWLGVGGGSLIIIHILILIFLRWRTGTSAHGILSVPRFELFLLILMLPCISQSSAFVIRGGTTGGIIVGALLLAIPAALIFSVCLFLIVAIFSGSFAQYKEVRHTGTKEEGWCSKLWVSIAGRSTTGKWFYREGLPSTFLQRFGILFESRKGPPLLVLVDQNDLSSLPKWTESGQSGIGRMRALSSDDSNEETKIPMSKRLLGCARSSYIIFDLLRRVTLGIISGAYSSHGSSQSLIALSITLAQFLYLFTLKPYIRRGVHIAESVSLLCEAGIFGLSFSMVGSNPNQERTVGFVMLALLFLTFSSQLVNEWYALMKCLLRLSQPQKNSFKLGLKCAAQGLVLPFLPRKHWWTIIPLSSQPKTGPAEPLSCMTATVVPVLSPGSPFNANQTIASTAADTILNGQRAEGKQPKGVKLESKSEMRKLRELARASFSGNPKGEEGSTSYAPKLQCFSGEASLSQPSFWKGRL; this is translated from the exons ATGGCCGTGAATTTTTGTACAGATCAGGCTGGGAACCATTTTACAAGAACAAATGGTTCAGTTGTAGTTATTCACATAG ATAGAAGATCGGTGGAGGTAGATCTGTGGATGTCTGCTCCATCCTACATGTTGGAGATCAATGGGGTCCCTAGAACTATTCTTGCAACCAACAAAATTGAGGACTTGAATATTTTCTTGGACTTCAGCAAACCTGTTCTAAATTCAACAGAACAGATCCTAAAGGCATTGCATGTGAATTCGGGTAACCTCATAGCTGATCATGATAAAAGTGGTGGAAATCGCCGATTTGTTTTTAAA CTCAAGAATATTATGAGGACTGAAATTATCACAATTGAACTACGGGCTAACTCAATAATTGGCAGGACAGGCGCTCCTGTCTCTGCTGCTGCCCCAGTTACATTTCTCTATG ATTCCACAGAGCCTGCTGTAGGGCTAAGTACAAACTCACCAATGGTTACAAAGCAGTCCTACATCAATGTGATAGTTGAGTTCACAAAACCAGTTTTTGGATTTGAGGCCTCCATAGTAAAAGTGGAAGGTGGGAGAGTTACAAG GTTTAAGGAACTTTCAAGAGCTCTATACTCTTTGACAGTTTTGTCATTATCACACAATGAAGTGTCAGTTACCATCCCTGCAGGAAAAGTAAATGACATTTCAGGAAATCGAAATTTAGCTTCTAACAGGCTTGAAGTGAAGCATT ACTTGGTGCCTGAAATATCAATTGCATTCCACTCCTTTGTGACTGCCGGAGTATTAGCAACATCACTGGCAGCTGCTGTTCTTTCGCTCTCCTCTGCAAATCTTGGAGCAGTAGGCACTCTTGCCACTGGGAGTACCAATATTATTGTTTCCAATCCATCAATGAACCTACAT GGGATGGTGGGGCATCTACAAGTGTTTGTCCTCTCAGACTGGTTCTCAGTTGGTCTGCCAATTGAATATTCTGAGACAACAAAAGGTCTTAGGTGGCTTATACCTCGTGAAAAGCTTCcatggaaaaaggaaaacccTTCAATCTGGccaaatcattttttcttgGCTGAAAAGAAGCTTGCAATGGAATTTAGTAGCTTCTCTGTTGCACTTCCTTCTCCTGAAAGGGCTTACCATTCAGTTGACTTTAACTTAACCAACTTGCAATTTCCGGCTAGGACTGGTCCCAAGGCCAGTTGGTTCAGAGAGCACAATATAAGCATGGAGAATATAGCTTATGGATCACCACTAAATTTCAGcgaatatttgatttatttcctG AGAGGAGAACCATTGTCAGCTAACAATGTTGTCAAAAGAATGGAGAATTACAAAGG GTGGGAAGACTTGGAGATGAACTTGTTCTGGCTTGGTGTTGGAGGAGGGAGTTTAATTATAATCCATATTCTGATATTAATTTTCCTAAGATGGAGGACTGGAACATCAGCTCATGGGATACTTTCTGTACCCAGGTTTGAGCTCTTTCTTCTAATTCTTATGCTGCCTTGTATATCTCAATCTTCAGCATTTGTCATCAGAg GTGGTACAACAGGGGGAATAATTGTTGGGGCTCTTTTACTAGCAATCCCTGCTGCCCTTATTTTCTCAGTGTGCCTCTTTCTTATAGTTGCAATCTTCTCTGGCAGTTTTGCTCAGTATAAAGAGGTTAGGCATACAGGCACAAAGGAAGAAGGATGGTGTAGTAAACTATGGGTCTCTATCGCTGGGAGGTCCACCACTGGAAAGTGGTTTTATAGGGAAGGACTGCCTTCGACTTTCCTCCAGCGATTTGGGATTCTGTTTGAGAGTCGGAAGGGTCCTCCACTGCTTGTCTTGGTGGATCAGAATGACCTGAGCAGCTTACCTAAGTGGACTGAAAGCGGGCAAAGTGGGATTGGAAGAATGAGAGCTCTGAGTTCAGATGACAGCAATGAAGAAACCAAAATTCCCATGTCAAAGAGGCTCTTGGGATGCGCCAGATCCTCCTATATCATTTTCGATCTTTTAAGGAGAGTTACACTTGGCATAATATCTGGAGCTTACTCATCGCATGGATCAAGCCAAAGCCTCATTGCATTGTCAATCACCTTGGCACAGTTCCTGTATCTGTTTACTCTTAAACCATATATCAGAAGGGGAGTCCACATAGCGGAGAGTGTCTCCCTCTTGTGTGAGGCAGGCATCTTTGGCTTATCTTTCAGCATGGTTGGCTCAAATCCAAATCAGGAAAGGACTGTGGGATTTGTGATGTTGGCTCTCCTTTTCCTTACCTTCTCTTCTCAGCTTGTCAATGAATGGTATGCTCTGATGAAATGCCTTCTGAGACTCTCACAGCCTCAAAAGAATTCGTTCAAGCTTGGGTTGAAATGTGCTGCTCAGGGTCTTGTCCTGCCCTTCCTCCCAAGAAAGCATTGGTGGACAATAATACCTCTATCTTCCCAACCTAAAACGGGCCCAGCTGAGCCATTAAGTTGCATGACTGCAACAGTTGTCCCTGTTCTCAGTCCTGGTTCACCCTTTAACGCTAATCAAACAATAGCTTCTACAGCTGCAGATACAATCCTCAATGGGCAGAGAGCAGAAGGTAAACAGCCAAAGGGAGTTAAATTGGAATCAAAGAGTGAGATGAGGAAGCTAAGGGAGTTGGCGAGGGCTAGTTTCTCAGGAAATCCAAAGGGTGAGGAAGGCAGTACAAGCTATGCCCCTAAACTGCAGTGTTTCTCAGGAGAAGCTTCTTTATCTCAACCCTCCTTTTGGAAAGGCAGACTCTGA
- the LOC100248022 gene encoding putative fasciclin-like arabinogalactan protein 20 codes for MATSLLFSLILLSLSISSSSALLFSETVVDAADVLSDSGYLSMALNLQTVFQTLLLQSPTATVFAPSDSAFVRSGQPPLFLLQYHTLPQRLSLEDLKALPYGTSIPTMLLNRSLIVTTSDVDALLSINNVTVNELTVYDAGSVVIYGVDEFFDPSFRIYSNSVPEQCPGRNDFFEQETSSFEDVDCFGEASDLLRSRGYSKMAAFMDMQLTGFGDGTSVTIFAPVDESIEEHAKNFSDYSVMFRQHVVPGWLPWKVMSGLEAGAMLPTFSEDFRIKITRFGDILALNGVPILFMDMFCCNWLVVHGLDQLVTSSIKQDLKEGSFFAFNDNVDENAKEGSFFAFDDNVEENAPDYGENSIP; via the coding sequence ATGGCGACCTCTCTCCTCTTCTCCCTCATCCTCCTCTCCCTCTCTATATCATCCTCCTCCGCTCTTTTATTCTCCGAAACCGTCGTCGACGCCGCCGACGTCCTCTCCGACTCCGGCTACCTCTCTATGGCTCTTAATCTCCAAACCGTCTTCCAAACCCTCCTCCTCCAATCCCCCACTGCTACCGTCTTCGCTCCTTCCGATTCGGCTTTCGTTCGATCAGGTCAGCCTCCTCTTTTTCTGTTACAATACCACACGTTGCCACAGAGACTCTCCCTTGAGGACCTCAAAGCTCTGCCCTACGGCACAAGCATACCGACGATGCTGTTGAACCGCTCGTTGATTGTCACTACTTCGGATGTCGATGCTCTGTTGTCGATCAACAATGTTACAGTCAATGAATTGACTGTCTACGATGCAGGATCAGTGGTTATATATGGAGTGGATGAGTTCTTCGATCCTTCTTTCAGGATTTATTCGAATTCTGTTCCTGAACAGTGCCCTGGACGCAATGATTTCTTCGAGCAAGAAACGTCTAGTTTTGAGGATGTCGACTGTTTTGGCGAAGCTTCGGATCTGTTGAGGTCCAGGGGCTATTCGAAAATGGCAGCATTTATGGATATGCAACTGACAGGGTTTGGAGATGGGACGAGTGTGACGATCTTTGCGCCTGTTGATGAATCAATCGAGGAACACGCTAAGAATTTCAGTGATTACTCGGTGATGTTTCGGCAACACGTTGTTCCTGGTTGGCTGCCATGGAAGGTAATGTCTGGGCTCGAAGCTGGAGCAATGTTGCCCACATTTTCAGAAGATTTTAGAATCAAAATCACTAGGTTTGGTGATATCCTTGCGCTCAATGGCGTTCCGATCCTCTTTATGGACATGTTTTGTTGCAATTGGCTTGTCGTCCATGGCCTAGATCAGTTGGTTACCTCGTCAATAAAGCAAGACTTGAAGGAAGGTTCCTTCTTTGCATTCAACGACAATGTTGACGAGAATGCCAAGGAGGGTTCCTTCTTTGCATTCGATGACAATGTTGAAGAGAATGCACCTGACTATGGTGAAAACTCAATACCATGA
- the LOC104881649 gene encoding uncharacterized protein LOC104881649 isoform X1: MPSNSTMGLLRLLLQLHLCIAVMVVGTLKPAESTLVIRFDQAPPARSRFSTAVFRYSVERSDGSNACRNNGCSIYCELDGQTLRPCPADTIALKNLTVNREHKFLLNITTPDRERNSSAYSWFIDTIPPTATIFSHQNYMNAQKIPIDVIFSEACPGQGGFKCVNSSNCDVIVNGPASINASSLRIIKPKIKYSLDIILSPRSIYARLIIEMAVNFCTDQAGNHFTRTNGSVVVIHIDRRSVEVDLWMSAPSYMLEINGVPRTILATNKIEDLNIFLDFSKPVLNSTEQILKALHVNSGNLIADHDKSGGNRRFVFKLKNIMRTEIITIELRANSIIGRTGAPVSAAAPVTFLYDSTEPAVGLSTNSPMVTKQSYINVIVEFTKPVFGFEASIVKVEGGRVTRFKELSRALYSLTVLSLSHNEVSVTIPAGKVNDISGNRNLASNRLEVKHYLVPEISIAFHSFVTAGVLATSLAAAVLSLSSANLGAVGTLATGSTNIIVSNPSMNLHGMVGHLQVFVLSDWFSVGLPIEYSETTKGLRWLIPREKLPWKKENPSIWPNHFFLAEKKLAMEFSSFSVALPSPERAYHSVDFNLTNLQFPARTGPKASWFREHNISMENIAYGSPLNFSEYLIYFLRGEPLSANNVVKRMENYKGWEDLEMNLFWLGVGGGSLIIIHILILIFLRWRTGTSAHGILSVPRFELFLLILMLPCISQSSAFVIRGGTTGGIIVGALLLAIPAALIFSVCLFLIVAIFSGSFAQYKEVRHTGTKEEGWCSKLWVSIAGRSTTGKWFYREGLPSTFLQRFGILFESRKGPPLLVLVDQNDLSSLPKWTESGQSGIGRMRALSSDDSNEETKIPMSKRLLGCARSSYIIFDLLRRVTLGIISGAYSSHGSSQSLIALSITLAQFLYLFTLKPYIRRGVHIAESVSLLCEAGIFGLSFSMVGSNPNQERTVGFVMLALLFLTFSSQLVNEWYALMKCLLRLSQPQKNSFKLGLKCAAQGLVLPFLPRKHWWTIIPLSSQPKTGPAEPLSCMTATVVPVLSPGSPFNANQTIASTAADTILNGQRAEGKQPKGVKLESKSEMRKLRELARASFSGNPKGEEGSTSYAPKLQCFSGEASLSQPSFWKGRL, translated from the exons ATGCCTAGCAATTCCACAATGGGTCTACTCCGCCTTCTTCTTCAACTCCATCTTTGTATTGCAGTGATGGTTGTAGGTACATTAAAACCAGCAGAGTCGACTCTTGTCATTCGCTTTGATCAAGCTCCTCCGGCTAGATCAAGGTTCTCCACTGCTGTTTTTCGCTACTCTGTGGAGAGGTCAGATGGTTCTAATGCATGTAGGAATAATGGGTGTTCTATCTACTGTGAG CTTGATGGCCAAACATTGAGACCATGCCCTGCTGATACCATAGCACTGAAAAACTTGACCGTAAATCGTGAACATAAGTTCCTTCTCAACATCACAACCCCAGACAGGGAGAGAAATTCATCAGCATATTCATGGTTCATCG ACACAATACCTCCAACTGCAACGATATTTAGCCATCAGAATTACATGAATGCACAAAAAATACCCATTGATGTTATATTCAGTGAAGCATGTCCAGGACAGGGTGGCTTCAAGTGTGTGAACTCATCTAATTGTGAT GTCATCGTCAATGGTCCTGCCTCTATAAATGCATCTTCACTGCGTATCATTAAACcgaaaatcaaatatagcctTGATATTATTCTCTCACCAAGAAGTATATATGCCCGCTTGATAATTGAAATGGCCGTGAATTTTTGTACAGATCAGGCTGGGAACCATTTTACAAGAACAAATGGTTCAGTTGTAGTTATTCACATAG ATAGAAGATCGGTGGAGGTAGATCTGTGGATGTCTGCTCCATCCTACATGTTGGAGATCAATGGGGTCCCTAGAACTATTCTTGCAACCAACAAAATTGAGGACTTGAATATTTTCTTGGACTTCAGCAAACCTGTTCTAAATTCAACAGAACAGATCCTAAAGGCATTGCATGTGAATTCGGGTAACCTCATAGCTGATCATGATAAAAGTGGTGGAAATCGCCGATTTGTTTTTAAA CTCAAGAATATTATGAGGACTGAAATTATCACAATTGAACTACGGGCTAACTCAATAATTGGCAGGACAGGCGCTCCTGTCTCTGCTGCTGCCCCAGTTACATTTCTCTATG ATTCCACAGAGCCTGCTGTAGGGCTAAGTACAAACTCACCAATGGTTACAAAGCAGTCCTACATCAATGTGATAGTTGAGTTCACAAAACCAGTTTTTGGATTTGAGGCCTCCATAGTAAAAGTGGAAGGTGGGAGAGTTACAAG GTTTAAGGAACTTTCAAGAGCTCTATACTCTTTGACAGTTTTGTCATTATCACACAATGAAGTGTCAGTTACCATCCCTGCAGGAAAAGTAAATGACATTTCAGGAAATCGAAATTTAGCTTCTAACAGGCTTGAAGTGAAGCATT ACTTGGTGCCTGAAATATCAATTGCATTCCACTCCTTTGTGACTGCCGGAGTATTAGCAACATCACTGGCAGCTGCTGTTCTTTCGCTCTCCTCTGCAAATCTTGGAGCAGTAGGCACTCTTGCCACTGGGAGTACCAATATTATTGTTTCCAATCCATCAATGAACCTACAT GGGATGGTGGGGCATCTACAAGTGTTTGTCCTCTCAGACTGGTTCTCAGTTGGTCTGCCAATTGAATATTCTGAGACAACAAAAGGTCTTAGGTGGCTTATACCTCGTGAAAAGCTTCcatggaaaaaggaaaacccTTCAATCTGGccaaatcattttttcttgGCTGAAAAGAAGCTTGCAATGGAATTTAGTAGCTTCTCTGTTGCACTTCCTTCTCCTGAAAGGGCTTACCATTCAGTTGACTTTAACTTAACCAACTTGCAATTTCCGGCTAGGACTGGTCCCAAGGCCAGTTGGTTCAGAGAGCACAATATAAGCATGGAGAATATAGCTTATGGATCACCACTAAATTTCAGcgaatatttgatttatttcctG AGAGGAGAACCATTGTCAGCTAACAATGTTGTCAAAAGAATGGAGAATTACAAAGG GTGGGAAGACTTGGAGATGAACTTGTTCTGGCTTGGTGTTGGAGGAGGGAGTTTAATTATAATCCATATTCTGATATTAATTTTCCTAAGATGGAGGACTGGAACATCAGCTCATGGGATACTTTCTGTACCCAGGTTTGAGCTCTTTCTTCTAATTCTTATGCTGCCTTGTATATCTCAATCTTCAGCATTTGTCATCAGAg GTGGTACAACAGGGGGAATAATTGTTGGGGCTCTTTTACTAGCAATCCCTGCTGCCCTTATTTTCTCAGTGTGCCTCTTTCTTATAGTTGCAATCTTCTCTGGCAGTTTTGCTCAGTATAAAGAGGTTAGGCATACAGGCACAAAGGAAGAAGGATGGTGTAGTAAACTATGGGTCTCTATCGCTGGGAGGTCCACCACTGGAAAGTGGTTTTATAGGGAAGGACTGCCTTCGACTTTCCTCCAGCGATTTGGGATTCTGTTTGAGAGTCGGAAGGGTCCTCCACTGCTTGTCTTGGTGGATCAGAATGACCTGAGCAGCTTACCTAAGTGGACTGAAAGCGGGCAAAGTGGGATTGGAAGAATGAGAGCTCTGAGTTCAGATGACAGCAATGAAGAAACCAAAATTCCCATGTCAAAGAGGCTCTTGGGATGCGCCAGATCCTCCTATATCATTTTCGATCTTTTAAGGAGAGTTACACTTGGCATAATATCTGGAGCTTACTCATCGCATGGATCAAGCCAAAGCCTCATTGCATTGTCAATCACCTTGGCACAGTTCCTGTATCTGTTTACTCTTAAACCATATATCAGAAGGGGAGTCCACATAGCGGAGAGTGTCTCCCTCTTGTGTGAGGCAGGCATCTTTGGCTTATCTTTCAGCATGGTTGGCTCAAATCCAAATCAGGAAAGGACTGTGGGATTTGTGATGTTGGCTCTCCTTTTCCTTACCTTCTCTTCTCAGCTTGTCAATGAATGGTATGCTCTGATGAAATGCCTTCTGAGACTCTCACAGCCTCAAAAGAATTCGTTCAAGCTTGGGTTGAAATGTGCTGCTCAGGGTCTTGTCCTGCCCTTCCTCCCAAGAAAGCATTGGTGGACAATAATACCTCTATCTTCCCAACCTAAAACGGGCCCAGCTGAGCCATTAAGTTGCATGACTGCAACAGTTGTCCCTGTTCTCAGTCCTGGTTCACCCTTTAACGCTAATCAAACAATAGCTTCTACAGCTGCAGATACAATCCTCAATGGGCAGAGAGCAGAAGGTAAACAGCCAAAGGGAGTTAAATTGGAATCAAAGAGTGAGATGAGGAAGCTAAGGGAGTTGGCGAGGGCTAGTTTCTCAGGAAATCCAAAGGGTGAGGAAGGCAGTACAAGCTATGCCCCTAAACTGCAGTGTTTCTCAGGAGAAGCTTCTTTATCTCAACCCTCCTTTTGGAAAGGCAGACTCTGA